The Acanthochromis polyacanthus isolate Apoly-LR-REF ecotype Palm Island chromosome 2, KAUST_Apoly_ChrSc, whole genome shotgun sequence genome contains a region encoding:
- the LOC127532962 gene encoding LOW QUALITY PROTEIN: interferon-induced very large GTPase 1-like (The sequence of the model RefSeq protein was modified relative to this genomic sequence to represent the inferred CDS: deleted 3 bases in 2 codons) — translation MEGGANEREIANGLVEKLHEAIKTSSVSSTTIDRMSDKAAEFGLSVDECRCDDQKKAAEKIVNDIQEQSDYKKQQLPLQGDNWKKLSQLQKEECRLKNCGDLGVEEYKCQLQEKEKQIKQEQRKCKLSEGMKTFIENLSTNDKKKRFFFLKWMKLKLDTKSRSKLSVLHNSFKQASKKRDAKQIAELNEMMLNSSLGTEHYMREMGLIYEFSFDSQERTASTSHLPGLAAEMLLDGYPLELLDGAASNIPQRWVTDVLMELYKKVGERSRLLVLTVLGVQSSGKSTLLNTMFGVQFPVSSGRCTRGAYMVFLPVGQDLKQELNYDFVVLIDTEGLKSPDLAQLEDRYEHDNQLATFVIGLSDVTIINIAMENATEMKDVLQITAHAFLRMKQIGKKPVCHFVHQNVAGVSAHSKCMTERQHLLDQLNEMTQIAAEMERQSSIKAFTDVLDYDIEKNNWNIPGLWHGTPPMAPVNTGYSEAVADFKKNLLESMKSDGGNDPAQIPQFLEGVKSLWKAVKYENFIFSFRNTLVAHAYNNLCKDFTQWEWEFRKEILSWQTEAEHLNQKC, via the exons ATGGAAGGAGGAGCAAATGAGAGAGAAATAGCCAATGGATTGGTGGAA aaacttcaTGAAGCCATCAAAACCTCATCAGTGTCTTCAACAACCATTGACAGAATGTCTGACAAAGCAGCTGAATTTGGCCTTTCTGTAGATGAATGCAGGTGTGATGACCAAAAGAAGGCAGCTGAAAAGATTGTAAATGATATTCAAGAGCAAAGTGACTACAAGAAACAACAACTTCCTTTGCAAGGAGACAACTGGAAAAAGCTATCACAATTACAAAAGGAAGAATGTAGATTGAAGAATTGTGGTGACTTAGGAGTGGAAGAGTATAAATGTCAGCTGCAGGAGAAGGAAAAGCAAATCAAACAGGAGCAACGGAAATGCAAACTGTCTGAAGGAATGAAGACTTTTATTGAGAATTTATcaacaaatgacaaa aaaaagagattttttttcctgaagtggATGAAACTCAAGCTTGATACAAAATCACGCAGCAAACTGTCTGTACTGCACAACAGTTTCAAACAGGCAAGCAAAaagagagatgcaaaacaaattgCAGAGTTGAATGAAATGATGTTGAATAGTTCTTTAGGAACAGAGCATTACATGAGAGAGATGGGACTGATCTACGAGTTTTCCTTTGACTCACAAGAAAGGACTGCTAGCACGTCTCATCTGCCAGGTTTGGCTGCTGAAATGCTGTTGGATGGATATCCTTTAGAGCTCTTGGATGGAGCTGCTTCCAATATCCCACAGAGATGGGTCACAGATGTGCTGATGGAGCTCTACAAGAAGGTTGGAGAGAGGAGCAGATTGTTGGTACTGACTGTGTTGGGGGTTCAAAGTTCAGGGAAGTCAACGCTCCTCAACACCATGTTTGGTGTGCAGTTTCCTGTCAGCAGTGGCAGATGCACAAGAGGAGCTTATATGGTCTTCCTTCCAGTGGGACAAGATTTGAAACAAGAACTCAATTATGACTTTGTAGTTCTCATTGACACAGAAGGTCTAAAATCTCCTGACCTGGCACAACTAGAAGACCGTTATGAACATGACAACCAGCTGGCAACCTTTGTCATTGGCTTGAGTGATGTCACCATCATCAACATTGCAATGGAGAATGCAACTGAAATGAAGGATGTCTTGCAAATCACAGCTCATGCATTCTTGAGAATGAAGCAAATT GGGAAAAAgccagtttgtcattttgtccacCAAAATGTTGCAGGAGTCTCAGCTCATTCCAAGTGCATGACAGAAAGACAACATCTCTTGGACCAACTCaatgaaatgactcaaattgcagctgaaatggaaaGACAGTCCTCTATCAAAGCATTCACAGATGTGCTGGACTATGacatagaaaaaaacaactggaaCATCCCAGGACTCTGGCATGGAACCCCTCCGATGGCACCGGTGAACACAGGTTACAGTGAAGCTGTGgcagatttcaagaaaaatCTTTTGGAGTCAATGAAAAGTGACGGAGGCAATGACCCTGCACAGATCCCACAGTTTCTAGAGGGGGTGAAAAGTCTCTGGAAGGCAGTGAAGTACGAGAACTTCATCTTCAGTTTCAGAAACACTCTTGTGGCTCATGCATATAACAACCTTTGCAAAGACTTCACTCAGTGGGAATGGGAGTTCAGAAAAGAGATTCTCTCCTGGCAGACGGAAGCAGAGCATTTAAATCAAAAATGCTGA
- the LOC110957837 gene encoding up-regulator of cell proliferation-like, producing the protein MASAMNTDEQGLAALLNFLSKTGLEEFYPNKLTLQSLLEINKNSVYEKAVSSLKDLPWCFLRNLVKINAECRNCTQISANHGEDTEDLDFDLYTADDSDNKVNVHDLIVALFHCADSFLQQEMSLKMSMCQFSVPLLLPYGNKSQCSLMLWALRDIVKEWRPHDLSESRGFVEENIVQANIPFYSFVRLKNCSLSKSQILNQVLSRGQQNHNIFIHRDMEGGTLQREIANGLVEVCWYLPCGRENLDIFPEPVAFANLRGDVCESLTQFNFLFQVSTATFVFLDKIEENEQEVLASLQNVKSKLVLIINRREKGATEDMMSVKKTMEKLDLPKSSAKTKDPRVNGAEFSKKLCAAIKASLLEVKTTISIVNMLDKASELGLSVDESKTDKQRKTADGLKDGIGVRNVPQYKNQQLPLQGDNWKRLSQLEKEVCRLKKPGEDFKSQLEEEIKDIKKKQRQYKMSKAMKTFIENLSTRDKENRNVFLKWMKLNLDTYSRNKLCRLRNEFKERCKKKEVKLIAELDQALLESSLGIEHYMREMGLIYEVYWQSQEVVGEMSHLAGLAAEMLLDGYPLELLDGDASNIPQRWVTDVLMELHKKVEERSRLLVLTVLGVQSSGKSTLLNTMFGVQFPISSGRCTRGAYMVFLPVGQDLKQELNYDFVVLIDTEGLKSPDLAQLEDSYEHDNQLATFVIGLSDVTIINIAMENANEMKDVLQITAHAFLRMKQIGKKPVCHFVHQNVAGVSAHSKCMTERQHLLDQLNEMTQIAAEMDRHPSIKAFTDVLDYDIEKNNWNIPGLWHGTPPMAPVNTGYSEAVADFKKNLLESMKSDGGNDPAQIPEFLEWVKSLWKAVKYENFIFSFRNVLVARTYDNLCKDFTQWEWEFRKEILSWQTDAEIEIKNADNEAEEETWKGLVASKKIEVFQKITDQRTLMKDKLQQYYKRKDKHINLIEKYKADFYNSISGLATEIEQSVTTKLDCILKLKITTKKAQDIQKKCRGDIEEKVMKLLSDCKNSKLSDEQLACEFEKMWAKATAELPISGLKEQDIAGSVLKQLRKNFSNQNVNEELHSIDLKETGRVPFKVSGDHMDSWFKKYMFKGALQSFTDHVIESCTQFVFDKVKTTGDYHDSFTRDLLEKIDEFLKDNYKQHKTNTKYEIDLKLHICGIATREFLNMHRKYLSENDPKTQLKKYKTQYLSDFLDLYKQRDDCQRKATDFARFCIKPAMEDYINRSLGIDIVEEILTSSHSAQYSSRSFFQYNIQQELLHNEDFDKFDKYIGNYEKYVKDWIYQHILQEMSENESWCKLKNKNLQIIVNKITEAIEQASKGENGVLLPDDTESITELISNMRKYLIKDVSLSVEDEKSTLFQIQSSCHPFIDSLKDTIEDLSGQLQEEFSNPGDVIKTLAKLPIKPQDELFNRVFGCGQLCPFCKVPCEAGGKEHKKHHAALHRPQGLGGYSDLDSSKLVDALCTTDVHSEKTFRNTVTKSQWHPYKEYTTYYPDWHIPPDPTIEASDYWKYVLVKYNDRFAEKYKVKPADVPNAWRRITKEQALKGLREAFNIK; encoded by the exons ATGGCCTCTGCAATGAACACAGACGAACAAGGGCTTGCAG CCCTGTTGAATTTTCTCTCGAAAACGGGACTGGAGGAATTCTATCCCAACAAACTCACTCTTCAATCTCTTTTGGAGATCAACAAAAACAGTGTATATGAAAAAGCTGTTTCATCGTTGAAAGATCTACCTTGGTGTTTTCTCAGAAATCTTGTTAAAATCAATGCTGAATGTAGGAACTGTACACAAATATCAGCCAATCATGGGGAAGACACTGAAGATCTTGACTTTGACCTTTATACTGCAGATGACTCTGACAATAAGGTCAATGTTCATGATCTCATTGTGGCACTCTTTCATTGTGCTGACAGCTTCTTGCAACAGGAAATGTCCCTGAAGATGTCCATGTGCCAATTTTCTGTCCCACTGCTGTTGCCCTATGGAAATAAGAGTCAGTGCAGCCTGATGCTTTGGGCTCTGAGAGATATCGTAAAAGAGTGGCGTCCACACGATCTGTCTGAATCAAGAGgttttgttgaagaaaacatTGTCCAAGCAAATATACCATTCTATTCATTTGTGAGGCTGAAAAACTGCAGCTTATCAAAATCTCAGATTTTGAATCAGGTTCTCAGTCGTGGGCAGCAGAACCACAATATCTTCATACACAGAGATATGGAAGGAGGAACACTTCAGAGAGAAATAGCCAATGGATTGGTAGAAGTTTGCTGGTACCTTCCCTGTGGGAGAGAAAATCTTGATATATTTCCAGAGCCGGTCGCCTTCGCCAATTTGCGAGGAGACGTTTGTGAGTCACTCACACAATTCAACTTTCTTTTCCAAGTGTCAACTGCTACCTTTGTGTTTCTGGACAAAATTGAAGAAAACGAGCAGGAGGTTCTTGCCTCTCTGCAAAATGTGAAATCAAAACTCGTCTTGATCATTAATCGCAGAGAGAAAGGTGCCACAGAGGACATGATGTCTGTCaagaaaacaatggaaaaatTAGACTTGCCAAAGAGTAGTGCAAAAACCAAAGACCCAAGGGTTAATGGAGCAGAGTTTTCAAAGAAACTTTGTGCTGCCATCAAGGCATCTCTCTTAGAAGTCAAAACTACAATAAGCATTGTAAATATGCTTGACAAAGCTTCTGAACTCGGTCTGTCAGTGGACGAAAGCAAAActgacaaacaaagaaaaacagctgatgGGCTCAAAGATGGCATTGGAGTCCGAAATGTCCCTCAGTACAAGAATCAGCAACTTCCTCTGCAAGGTGATAATTGGAAAAGGTTATCACAATTAGAGAAGGAGGTGTGTAGATTGAAGAAACCTGGTGAGGATTTTAAATCTCAGCTtgaggaagaaataaaagatatcaagaagaaacaaagacaaTACAAAATGTCCAAAGCAATGAAGACTTTCATTGAGAATTTATCtacaagagacaaagaaaacagaaatgtatttcTTAAGTGGATGAAATTAAACCTTGACACATATTCAAGGAACAAACTGTGTAGACTGCGCAACGAATTCAAGGAGAGGTGcaagaaaaaagaagtaaaactcATTGCAGAGTTAGATCAAGCTTTGCTGGAGAGCTCGTTGGGAATAGAGCATTACATGAGAGAGATGGGACTGATCTATGAGGTTTACTGGCAGTCACAAGAAGTTGTTGGTGAAATGTCTCATCTGGCAGGTTTGGCTGCTGAAATGCTGTTGGATGGATATCCTTTAGAGCTCTTGGATGGAGATGCTTCCAATATCCCACAGAGATGGGTCACAGATGTGCTGATGGAGCTCCACAAGAAGGTtgaagagaggagcagattGTTGGTACTGACTGTGTTGGGGGTTCAAAGTTCAGGGAAGTCAACGCTCCTCAACACCATGTTTGGTGTGCAGTTTCCTATCAGCAGTGGCAGATGCACAAGAGGAGCTTATATGGTCTTCCTTCCAGTGGGACAAGATTTGAAACAAGAACTCAATTATGACTTTGTAGTTCTCATTGACACAGAGGGTTTAAAATCTCCTGATCTGGCACAACTAGAGGACAGTTATGAACATGACAACCAGTTGGCAACCTTTGTCATTGGCTTGAGTGATGTCACCATCATCAACATTGCAATGGAGAATGCAAATGAAATGAAGGATGTCTTGCAAATCACAGCTCATGCATTCTTGAGAATGAAGCAAATTGGGAAAAAgccagtttgtcattttgtccacCAAAATGTTGCAGGAGTCTCAGCTCATTCCAAGTGCATGACAGAAAGACAACATCTCTTGGACCAACTCaatgaaatgactcaaattgcAGCTGAAATGGATAGACACCCTTCGATAAAAGCATTCACAGACGTGCTGGACTATGacatagaaaaaaacaactggaaCATCCCAGGACTCTGGCATGGAACCCCTCCGATGGCACCGGTGAACACAGGTTACAGTGAAGCTGTGgcagatttcaagaaaaatCTTTTGGAGTCAATGAAAAGTGACGGAGGCAATGACCCTGCACAGATCCCAGAGTTTCTAGAGTGGGTGAAAAGTCTCTGGAAGGCAGTGAAGTACGAGAACTTCATCTTTAGTTTCAGAAATGTTCTTGTGGCTCGAACATATGACAACCTTTGCAAAGACTTCACTCAGTGGGAATGGGAGTTCAGAAAAGAGATTCTCTCCTGGCAGACAGACGCAGAGATAGAAATCAAAAATGCTGACAATGAAGCTGAAGAGGAAACTTGGAAAGGACTGGTTGCATCGaaaaaaattgaagtgttcCAAAAAATCACAGATCAGCGAACACTAATGAAGGACAAACTTCAGCAATACTACAAAAGGAAAGACAAACACATAAATCTGATAGAGAAATACAAAGCTGACTTTTATAACAGTATCAGTGGTCTTGCAACTGAAATCGAACAATCTGTGACTACTAAGCTAGACTGCATCCTTAAACTTAAAATAACTACCAAGAAAGCTCAGGACATACAAAAGAAATGTAGAGGTGACATTGAGGAAAAGGTCATGAAGCTCTTGAGTGACTGTAAAAACTCCAAACTGTCTGATGAACAGCTAGCGTGTGAGTTTGAAAAGATGTGGGCTAAAGCAACTGCAGAGTTGCCAATTTCTGGCCTGAAAGAGCAAGACATTGCTGGAAGTGTCCTGaagcaattgagaaaaaatTTCTCAAACCAGAATGTCAATGAGGAATTACACAGCATTGACTTAAAGGAAACTGGGAGGGTTCCATTTAAAGTCAGTGGGGACCATATGGACTCATGGTTTAAAAAGTATATGTTCAAAGGAGCTTTGCAGAGCTTTACAGATCATGTCATTGAGTCTTGCACACAGTTTGTATTTGATAAAGTCAAGACAACTGGAGATTACCATGACTCTTTCACAAGAGATCTTCTAGAGAAAATTGATGAATTCCTGAAAGACAATtacaagcaacacaaaacaaacactaagTATGAGATTGACCTCAAACTTCATATATGCGGGATTGCCACAAGGGAGTTCCTGAACATGCACAGaaaatatctgtcagaaaacgATCCCAAAACTCAGTTGAAGAAGTACAAGACTCAGTACTTGTCAGACTTCCTCGATTTGTACAAACAGAGAGATGACTGTCAGCGCAAAGCAACAGATTTTGCCAGATTTTGCATCAAACCTGCTATGGAAGACTACATCAACAGATCTCTGGGAATAGACATTGTGGAAGAAATTTTGACAAGCAGCCATTCAGCACAGTACAGCTCCCGCTCCTTCTTCCAATACAACATTCAGCAAGAGTTACTGCATAATGAAGACTTTGACAAGTTTGACAAGTACATCGGTAACTATGAAAAATATGTGAAGGACTGGATATATCAGCACATTCTACaagaaatgtctgaaaatgagaGTTGGTGCAAATTGAAGAACAAGAATCTGCAGATCATAGTGAACAAAATTACAGAAGCAATAGAACAAGCCTCTAAAGGAGAGAATGGGGTTCTGCTGCCAGATGACACAGAGAGCATCACAGAGCTCATCAGCAACATGCGCAAATATCTGATTAAAGACGTCTCACTTTCAGTGGAGGATGAGAAATCCACCCTTTTTCAAATCCAAAGCTCATGCCATCCATTTATTGACAGCCTCAAGGACACAATAGAGGACTTAAGTGGACAGCTTCAGGAGGAATTCTCAAACCCTGGTGATGTCATCAAGACTCTTGCCAAACTTCCAATCAAACCACAGGATGAGCTCTTTAACCGAGTGTTTGGTTGTGGACAACTATGTCCATTTTGTAAAGTTCCCTGTGAGGCTGGAGGCAAAGAACACAAGAAGCATCACGCAGCTTTACATCGACCACAAGGTCTGGGGGGATACTCCGATCTTGACAGTAGTAAACTGGTTGATGCACTGTGCACCACTGATGTGCACAGTGAAAAGActttcagaaatacagtcaCTAAATCTCAATGGCATCCTTACAAAGAGTACACCACATACTATCCAGATTGGCACATTCCTCCAGATCCCACCATAGAAGCATCTGACTACTGGAAGTATGTCCTGGTAAAGTATAATGACAGATTTGCtgaaaaatataaagtaaaGCCAGCTGATGTTCCAAATGCCTGGAGGAGGATCACAAAGGAACAAGCTCTGAAAGGTCTTAGAGAAGCGTTCAACATAAAGTAA